The DNA region AGTGGGTAATATGAATAACATCTTCAGGCCTTGATGGTGGATGacttttgtttctcattctcaaAGCTTGGTAATCTTTGTAGTAAAATCCTCTGTATCTTGGTGGCTCCCCAATCTCTTCAGTGAATTGTGGCAATGGTTCAATCCACTTGTCTCCTTGGATATTATAGAAGAAAGCAAACGAATGTCGgctttttcctatttttctcaCAACTCTATGAGTTGCACTCTTAAATTTGTTGTTgctcagcaccttcaataagtATCCAAGTTACACAAAAAGATCAGTAACACTACCAAATTTCTAGTAAGAATTTATTAATTACTTCTCTTTTTTCAATTTATATGACGATGTTTGGCTGGTCACAAAAAGTTTAAAAAAGAATGGCAGATTTTTCAAACTTGTAATTTTACGCATGTCATGATATTTATATATGTAGTTATAAGAATATGTCACTAAGGATAAAATGAGAAGTTTAGagttaaattgttttcaaatataaaaaaatataactttTTGTGGAACAAACTAATAAAGAAAAAGTGTCACATTAAATGGAACAAAGAGTATAATCGGAGGTAAAAGCCCGCACCCACTGTTCTATACCAGATAAATGATGTAAGACACGTGTTTTTCATACACATTTTTATCACTTAACGATGGTTATGGTATGTATTCTCACTTTAAGAGTTAGCTGCTAAGGTTAAGTTACTTAGTTTGGCGTAAATGCTGGGTGCAAAGCCGGTCCAAATGTTAAAACTTTTACCTGAATAACATCACTTATATTGACAACAATTCTGCCTTCAGCTGGAATTACCGGAATCCATTCTCCATTTTTTCGAACTTCTAGTCCACCAACTTCATCCTGGATGACGAATGTGATACAATTCCCATCTTCATGTTCACTTATGCCATTGTTTTCTGCGTTAGTTGCTGGATAGTAACGCAAAGCTACCATGAAATCCCAGCTTCTGTCATGATTATATTCCTTGAGGAAATTTGGAGGGAGGCCAAGGCAGTCATTCAAGATGCTCTCCAAAAGTTCACCAACTTTCCCGAAATGGGTAAACATCTCTTCAAGTACTTCCctagaaaagaaaattaaatggAATTAATTGCGCTTGCTACCAAGAAATTAAAGTATTTTCATAAAGAAAAGGGTTTTGTgggaaaaaaatatttacttcaaataattatttttcagtatttGGTTACCTTGGATGTGAAAAAAGATTTTTACTAAAGGGAGAAAATGACTTCCCTCATATACAAATGGATTCACTTTCTTACAAATATCTCGATTCTTACTCCGTAGAGGTGTTTTTAAAGGCGAGAGCATAAGACGAAGCATTTATTTAATTCAAGACGAGGCGAAAGTCTTCAGACATTGGGCGTAAGCCCCACAgatctttaatttttaaaatttatgaattaataatatagcattataacaccaaaagaaatttcaaagatatattaaaaattcaagaaaactaaaaagtattAAAGAaactcatataaaataaaatatctcgTATGTTTTGCAAGTATAAATAATGCAATACTGTTAAATTTACTATGAAATATAAATTAACTACAACATCTTaacttttaaacagttaaatatcataatttcttaaaaatattatcaatctgTATATTTTACCTCCTTAAAAGTAAATACTCACTAAATTTTATCAACactataattttaaatattactccttcatgaataaatacaaaattatttttaaatagtaaaataataaatGTATGATGATTTTGATAGGCATagaactaagacataaaaatctatcaagtaaagatataaattttggttatctattttcagaagaaatattcaaatgatattTACCCTCTCGATGTTATCAATTAGTAAATATATAATACTATGGTTCGTTATTTacaattttcatattcttctaaATAAAAAGAACTTTTTATCATTCAATTGTTAAAGAATTTGACAGTCAACAATGTTAATTAGTGAATTCAATACATGATCTGCATAGGAACTGTGTTGGGCGAGTCTCGAGCGTTGAGCGTTAGGTGTGTTTAGGGCGCACAGTCGGGCGCTTGGAGGTATAATCCTCACAGAACTAAGCCCCACACATGAATCCCAAGACATTTGATAGTGCCCCGCCCCGGGGTGAGCCCCGAGGCGAGTCTGAGAAAAGCCTTTTAagcgcttttttttttttttaagcgCTTACTTCAAAAACAGTAAGATACTGTTGTCAACTTTTAATACTTATAATTTATAATTGTCAAAACTATTCTCGTCTTACCTTATCCTGCACCTAGCACGAGTACTATAAGTCAACAATCgaccaaacaccgaaaaatgtTCAAGAAAATAGACATTATTCCTCCAAATCAAACACACAAGTGTACTTAGTAGTTGTGCTTGTCTACTTTTACATCTGATCAAGAGAGCTTCAATTGCAATTAATTGCACTAATTGTTTATTACATTCAATACAGATGAAGCTAATAAGAAAGATCAAATGTAAACGTACGTACTTGAAATCACATGGATTGCTTGGCAACGGATTGAAGCTGGAAGTAGGAGAAAACATGAGCAAGTATTCATTCTTATCAGCTGAGTGTTCAGGTTGCTTGCTGTAACCAGCTGGAAGAGGTGAACTTGATCCAGGACTTGATTTTTGCTTCTCCTCATCTGGGTATGCAAAGAATGTCTTTGATAGGCTCAGAGCGCGATTCATCACATCAAGAGGCACCCCATGGTTCACTATTTGGAAAAACCCATAGTTGGAGCAGGCTTTGGTTATACTGTTCATAACTTTGCTCTTGCCAATTTCATCACCGTCTGTAAAGAAAGGGGAGAGATCTATTGTTGGAATTGCAACATTTTCAGCCATTCAGGGTCTTACTTttattgtgatttgtgacttgtttTCTTTCAGTCCGCCACAGCAGAATGCGTTAGGATAAATAGAAGCCACCTTACTTTTCCTGTCCTACTAGATCAATAATTCAAATAACAGAAAAAAATTCGTCCTCGACGGCAATAGATTACTTTATTCAATTTTGTGCAAATAAAATGAGTTAGTAGGAGAGAACTACAGCAAACATATTCATTTTTCTCGTAGGTATGTGATTGATTATTGGGAGGAAATCCAATTATTGCTATGACAGCCATATATAAGTCAAGAAAAATGACGTTGGtgcattaatttcaatttagccgAGCAGGAGTCAGCTAGGAACAACTTATAAGACATGAGCGCTTGTCGTTTTCCTTACCCATAGGCCAAAGAAAGATACTTCGTCTATTCCAATTTATTTCAAATAGTTTGGCTCGAAACaaaaaaacaattaagaaaatagatCTTGTGGTTTTAAAGAGTCCGGAACTAAAACAATATTAATATGGAAAAAAGGAAACAATATtaatatggaaaaaagaaaacaatacTACATATAGCACATGCATACCAATAAAAATGTATAAAACGATCATTCTCCGAATTTGGTCATAGATTTGGGGTCATGAATTTGACAAATGCCGATTGACATGAAATTTAATAGGTCCACCGAAAATAAATTTTTGGGTGTTTCAGGTTCGTTTAGATGTGAGTTTAAGTAGTTTATCGGATTAAATGAGTTTTAAATATGAAGAACTATTCTTTATGTCAGTTGTATTTGTGTTAAATCTAGAACACGAGTACATAAGATGATTCAACTTATATGAAAAGAATGTAAATCATATTGATTTGATCATAAATTCGCCTAAAATGATTTATTCAAATTTGGTCTAGTTTTGGTGATCATGAGTTTCATGATCTCCAATTGACCTAAAATTTGATGGGTTCATCGGAAATGATCCGAAAAGAAATATTCATTGTTATGCAGTGAATTATGTCGTATTTCGGCAGTTTGAGGTTGTTTAGATTGGTTTTTTGGCGATTTGCAGGATTAAAACGTGATTTGAATATGAAAAGTCATTCTTTACAGATTTATTTATGTCAAatctaaaatataataatacataTCGATTTAACATAAATTGATATATGATAAGAATGTATGCCATATTTTTAAATTCCTAAAAACTACTTAAAATAGTAACTTTTCGAACTTGGTTGCAGTTTGGAGATCATGACTTTTACAATTTTCGATTCACCTAATATTTAGTAGGTACATCAAAACCACCCAGTGAGCTATGCATACTGCTATGCAGTGATTAACACATTTATTTTTAGCATTTCAGAGCTGTTTGAATGGGGTTTTGGGgattttttcgaattttgaaacaTAATTTCAAGGAAAATATATGGTTGTGATTATGTGGTGATAGGAATTAACCCCTATGGTATACGCTATCAATTTATAGTGAGATAATAAATTTATATATCGACTTTAAGGTTTTCTCCATATCGAATAAATTTATTATAAACTCACTGAGTATAATTACTAGTTATTGATAACCTGCATTGACTCTCCATCTAAGTTTACACGTTGAATCAATTTGTAGTTATAATGCAATCATGATTAAGTGCTGATAGAAATATGTTTGTATGAGCTCCTACTATTTATTttaagtgagtaataaatatacgCGTCGACcttaggtcttcctccatatcagATAAATTTATTATAAGCTTAGTAGGTGAAATACTTGTAATTGATATCATGAATTTACTCTCCATCTCAGTATACATGTTTGATAAATAGAACTAAAGAGTATACTCTTCATCTTAGTTAAGTCTGTTTTAATTTATTGGAGTGAATAATCTGGcattatgtatgtatgtatgtatgtatgtatgttgcATGAGTAGTTCTTTTCTCGTCGAaattgtatgtatgtatgtatgtatgtatatatatatatatatatatatatatatatatatatatatatgtctgtgTGTGTGTACGGCCCGAATTTCCTTCGTAAgatatcgtgacgacacctaacCTCTAAGACTCGGTAAGCTTAACAAATATGCagaataactgaaataataacttAAAAAGCAAACATTAATAGCTATATAAATTAAAATTGCCGATCAACATATACAAATAACCCGGtgaaatataagtcacaagctcttgATACAGTGTGAAACGTTCCTATACATCACTTTCTatcaaaatgtaaataaataggaaaagaacgggatagaaggggactccgaggcctgcgaacgcgggcaagtgtaccttgaagtctccaaagcagcAACACATCACACTAATATTGAGGCTGATAGGatgcacttggatctgcacaaaaacatgtgcagaagcgtagtatgagtacaccacaacggtacccagtaagtgccatgCCTAATcacggtagagtagtgacaaggtcaggtcagggccctactggaaataatagaaaaaaGCAAGACGGAAGATATAATAATGTGTTGAATGACAGAGAAGTATAACAATAGAAATTCACAGAAGATAACAACACAAAATTAAAGAAAGCAACTACAACATGTAAGAAAACAAGAATCTTACAAGTTacgaaacaacaacaacaacaacaacaacaacaataacaacaacaaaaacaacaatacaacaaataAAGGTAAACAACAGGGGTGCTCCTGAGGTACTTCCTTGTAGTCCTAAAAATAAATATCTCACAATGGCACAATAGAAACCTCGGGCAAACAATAATCCGACCTCAAATTCTCTTTCAAATCCCCAAGTTTTAGCCTAAGAAGTCTTGCCaaatttcccccaaatttccaactaaaAATACTAATTGAATGATGGAAACAACAATTCGTGGgaattaatcaaaaacgagtCAAGAATCTTTACCCAAATATTTCCTCTAAAAATCCATCAAActttcgcctcaatccgagctctatatctcaaaatatgaagaaaatggcaaaccctcgattttaaacCTTCTGTCCAGCACTTCCCGCTTTTGCGGACAGAAATTCCGCTTCTGTGGTACCGCACCTACGGTGAAACCTCCGCATCTGCAGAGCTCACTTAAGCTTCCcagcttcgcacctgcgcaccAAAATCAGCATCTGCGGAAGCGCTTCTACGCCCACTTGTCCGCTTCTATGGAAACCCTGACCACCTCAGCTTCCCCTTACTCTCCGCTTCTACGATCATCctcgtcgcacctgcgaccactgcccacCCTCTTCAGTCCCACTTCAGTGCTCACCCTCTCGCTTATGTGAGCTCTCACCTGCGGTCAAACTTGAGCAGTGCGATTGCATCAGAACTGGTGCACTTCATCCATACTTTAAGTTTcaactcgatccgttaaccatacaaaaccaccccgaggcccctgggaccttaaccaaacactctaacaagtcctaaaacatcataagaacttagtcgagccttcaaatcacatcaaacaatgctaaaaatatgaattgcgcatcgattgaagcctaatgaactttagaacttcaaacttctacatccgataccgaaacctatcacatcaagtccgattgacctcaaattttgcacacaagtcacaattgaCATTTCGGATcaactccaacttccaaaatcggaatcCTACCCCGCtgtcaaaaagtccactctcggtcaaactttccaaaaatcatccaactttccaactttcgccaattggcgccgaaatgacctacggacctccaaatcaacatccgaacatgctcctaagatcaaaatcaccctacagagctattggaactgtcaaaactccattccaaaaTCGTCTTCATACAATTCAAACTATGGTCAATTCCTAGAACTTAAATttccaatttagggactatgtgttccATTTTACCataaaaccaaaaaccaaacctcccagcaagaaatagagggagcaataaataggggttcggggatAATACTCTCTAAATGgctggtcaggtcattacatcccccccctcttaaaacaaacattcgtccccAAACGAGTCTAAAGAcatacctggagtggtgaaaagatgaggataacaactgcacatatcatgctcggtctcccaagtcgcttcctcgaccgAATGACCCCTCCGCTTAACCTTCACTGAAGCGATGTTcatcgacctcaactttcgagcctgcctgtccaaaatggccaccggctcctcgacataagatagatccttgtctagctagactgagctgaagtctagcACATGAGACGAATTGCCGTGATATTttcagagcatggaaacatggaacactggatgaactgcagagagactaggtggtagtgcaagcctttaagacacctctccaaccctctcaagaatctcaaaagtcctgatatacctagggctcaactttcccttcctcccgaacctcataacacccttcatgggtgaaacctagAGCAAGACCCACTCCCCAACCATGACTTGatcatcgcgaaccttccgatctgcataactctcctgtctggattgggctgtacgaagtcgatcctatATCAATTTAaacttttccaaggcatcctgaaccaagtctgtacccaatagcctagcctctcccggctgaaaccaacccactagagaccgacaccgtctaccatacaaagcttCACACAATTACATCTTGATGCTCGAATGATAGTTGTTGTAGGCTAACTCCGCatgaggcaagaactgatccgaAGAGCCACCCCAAATCCTTCACACAcgtacgaagcatatcctccaatatctgaatagtgagctcggattgtccgtccgtctgagggtgaaatgttgtactctaCTCCACcagagtacccaactcatgttgtacgattctccagaaatgcgatgtaaactgcgtaccccggtcagagatgatagatacatgcacaccatgaagcctgacaatctcacaaatgtaaacctgagccagctgctccaaagagtaagtagtaaccataggaatgaaatgagctcaattggtcaatctatccataatcacccaaactgaatcaaacttcctttgagtctgtgggagcccaacaataaaatccatagtgatccgctcccatttccactctggaatctctaacttctgaagtaatccacctggctgctgatgctcatacttcacatgctgacaatttaggcactgagctacatactccactatgtccttattcattcttctccaccaacaATGCTTCCTCaggtcctgatatatcttcgcggcacctgggtGAAAGGATTTCTGccaactgtgagcctcctggagaatcaactcacgcaaaccatatacattaggtacacatagcttgccctgcatccgtaatacacagtcatttccaatagtgacttcgttagcatcatcgtgctgaaccgtgtccttaaagacaagcaaatgtgggtcatcatactaaaTCTTTCTAATACGATCacaaagagaagactgagaaaccacacaagccaaaactcccCTTACACTCCtcggaccacctgaatggagcacccttctggttcaatctggtcataggtgctgcaatagacgagaaaccctttacaaatcggtgGTAATACCCT from Nicotiana tabacum cultivar K326 chromosome 24, ASM71507v2, whole genome shotgun sequence includes:
- the LOC107800501 gene encoding flavonol synthase/flavanone 3-hydroxylase-like — translated: MAENVAIPTIDLSPFFTDGDEIGKSKVMNSITKACSNYGFFQIVNHGVPLDVMNRALSLSKTFFAYPDEEKQKSSPGSSSPLPAGYSKQPEHSADKNEYLLMFSPTSSFNPLPSNPCDFKEVLEEMFTHFGKVGELLESILNDCLGLPPNFLKEYNHDRSWDFMVALRYYPATNAENNGISEHEDGNCITFVIQDEVGGLEVRKNGEWIPVIPAEGRIVVNISDVIQVLSNNKFKSATHRVVRKIGKSRHSFAFFYNIQGDKWIEPLPQFTEEIGEPPRYRGFYYKDYQALRMRNKSHPPSRPEDVIHITHYAISS